DNA sequence from the Pseudomonas tritici genome:
GCGACGGCAGCCTGCTGGCCAGCCCGTTACTGTGGACCCTGTTTTTCGGCGGCTTGGCGACCCTGCTGGCCGTCAGCGGCCCACTGACCTTCGTGCGCCAGATTCTGCGCAAATGGGGCATCTGGCTGCTGCTCGCCGCCTGCCTGTGGCTGACCTGGAACCTGTTCGCCAAAGCCGACCTCGCTGCGCTATGGGCGCGGGCCGGTGACGGGTCTATGCCGTTTGCGGTGGGTTTTGATATTGCTATCGCCATGCCGCTGTCGTGGCTGCCGCTGATCGCCGATTACTCACGCTTCGGCAAACGCGCAAAAAGCGTGTTCGGTGGCACTGCGCTTGGATTCTTTATCGGTAATTTCTGGCTGATGAGCCTGGGCGTGGCGTACACCCTGGCATTTGCGCCGAGCGGTGAAGTGAATGCGCTATTGCTGGCGTTGGCCGGGGCTGGCCTGGGCATTCCGCTTTTATTGATTCTGTTGGATGAATCGGAAAACGCCTTTGCCGATATTCACTCGGCGGCAGTCTCCAGCGGGATATTGTTGCGCTTGAAGATCGAGCACCTGGCGTTGGCCATTGGCGTTATCTGCACCCTGATCGCCTGCTTTGCACCGTTGGCTCAGTACCAGAATTTCCTGCTATTGATCGGCTCGGTGTTTGCGCCGCTGTTTGGCGTGGTGCTGGTGGATCACTTTATCCTGCGCCGCCGCGGCCA
Encoded proteins:
- the cytX gene encoding putative hydroxymethylpyrimidine transporter CytX, whose translation is MSIQPSTYSPDIAVPADKRVFGARDLFSLWFSLGIGLMVLQTGALLAPGLGLSGSLLAIFLGTLVGVLLLAAVGVIGSDTGLSAMAALKLSLGTKGASLPALLNLLQLIGWGSFEIIVMRDAASLLGTRAFSDGSLLASPLLWTLFFGGLATLLAVSGPLTFVRQILRKWGIWLLLAACLWLTWNLFAKADLAALWARAGDGSMPFAVGFDIAIAMPLSWLPLIADYSRFGKRAKSVFGGTALGFFIGNFWLMSLGVAYTLAFAPSGEVNALLLALAGAGLGIPLLLILLDESENAFADIHSAAVSSGILLRLKIEHLALAIGVICTLIACFAPLAQYQNFLLLIGSVFAPLFGVVLVDHFILRRRGQGAIANLRWPALLAWLGGIATYHLLANLYPDIGATLPALVLAGLLQWILGRIFSGARAPAQA